A region of Micromonospora chokoriensis DNA encodes the following proteins:
- a CDS encoding YcxB family protein, giving the protein MHIRFDVPADPAYPGRVAAALGGVRLRRFFYIGAVLAALGVIGFAVSRGSASGERTTGLWTTLVLAGVLSMLFLPWVRWRARRRSGGYAVDGAYDITDDNIMMRSGSESGGIAWDGVTRVKDTRDFWIVYVDRMPATVIPRWLMSPEDAETLRTHLTERGLLPPR; this is encoded by the coding sequence GTGCACATCCGTTTCGACGTACCCGCCGACCCCGCCTACCCCGGCCGGGTGGCCGCCGCGCTCGGCGGGGTCCGCCTGCGCCGGTTCTTCTACATCGGTGCGGTGCTGGCGGCGCTCGGAGTGATCGGTTTCGCCGTCTCGCGGGGATCCGCGTCCGGTGAGCGAACCACCGGGCTGTGGACGACACTGGTCCTGGCCGGCGTGCTGTCGATGCTGTTCCTGCCGTGGGTGCGGTGGCGCGCCCGCCGCCGGTCCGGCGGTTACGCCGTGGACGGCGCCTACGACATCACCGACGACAACATCATGATGCGCAGCGGCTCGGAGTCCGGCGGCATCGCCTGGGACGGGGTCACCCGCGTGAAGGACACCAGGGACTTCTGGATCGTGTACGTCGACCGGATGCCGGCGACCGTGATCCCCCGCTGGCTGATGTCCCCCGAGGACGCCGAGACGCTGCGTACCCACCTGACGGAGCGCGGCCTGCTCCCACCGCGCTGA